The Rheinheimera mangrovi genome contains the following window.
AAGCTGACAGGCCAGAGGAACCAGTTGCTTTGATATAAAGTGCCACGCCAGCGCAGATAAGCCCCCAGCACTGCAACACCTATCATTAACATGCCAAGACCGACCATAATGCGGAAGCTAAAGAACACCATAGGCACATTAGGTCTGTCCTCTGCCGGAACAGATTTTAAACCTTGTAATTCACCGTGCCAGTCGTGGGTTAAGATCAGGCTGGCTACACCAGGCACTGCAACTTCATAGTGGTTTTCTTCGGCTTTCATATCAGGCAATGCAAACAGTAGCAGCGGTACATTGGCTTCTTTTTCTGGCCAGATCCCTTCCATTGCAGCCAGTTTCACCGGTTGATGTTCTTTCACGTTTAAGCCATGTAAGTCACCCACCCAGGCTTGCAGTGGTGTCAGCACTAAAGCGAACCACAACATCATCGATAAACCTTTGCGGCCAAATTCTTTATGCTGGCCTTTTCGTAAATACCAGGCGTGAGTGGCCATCACCACAAAAGTTGCGGTGATTAAAGCGGCCAGTAACATATGCACTAAACGATAGGGCATAGAGGGGTTAAAAATGACTTCAAGCCAGCTGACGACTTCAAATTTACCGTCGACTATCTGATGGCCCTGTGGCGTTTGCATCCAGGAGTTGGCAGCGATGATCCAAAAAGCAGAAATCCAGGTGCCTATAGCTACTGTGACTGTGGCGAAAAAGTGCATTTTGGCGCTAACACGTTGCCAGCCAAATAGCATCACACCTAAAAAGCCTGCTTCGAGGAAAAAAGCCGTCAGTACTTCGTAAGCCATCAGAGGCCCAAGCACAGCGCCTGCGATTTCAGAAAATTTAGAGAAGTTGGTACCAAACTCATATGACAGCACTATGCCGGATACCACGCCCATACCAAAGGTAATAGCAAAAGGTTTGATCCAGAACTTGGCCAGTTGCAGATACTGTGGGTTACCGGTTTTCAGCCATAAGCCTTCCCAAATCGCAATCAGCGTGGCTAAACCTATGGTGATGGACGGAAAAATAATATGGAAGCTTACGGTAAAGGCAAACTGGATACGCGAGAGGATACTGACATCAAGTTCCATACAAACCTCGTTATTTAGGGGCTTTGACTCGGCTTAGCACAGATGGCGCAAGCGCCACAGACAATAACAGCAACATGGTCAGCAGTTCGGCAGCAAGAATAGACAGGTCTGGCATAATGTTCTCTTTGTTGACAAGTTATGCAGCAAGAACGCTGCTTATCCCTGTATTGCCAGAATCAGGCCATAATTTTATTTATTTGTAACTTTATGATTCTAAATCAATAAAATTTAAGATTTGCAGTGGGTGTTAACTTGATTTACGATTTAAAGCCAAAGTGATGACAACAACGTTGACGGTGAGCTGTGGATTTGATTTTAGCTTTTGAGTTGATGATGTTAGTCAGCAGTGGCTGCGCTGCATTGATGTCGGGTTGGCTCTGGTGGCATTCCCGTTATCAGCAGACACTGGCAGGTTTAGCAGGCTTTGGTGCCATGATGGCGCTTTGGTGTTTAGGTCATGTTTTTGTCATACACGACCAGCCAGAGCTGGGACGTTACCTGTTATTGGCCAATCCACTGATGCCGACCTTTTTCCTGCATTTTGCCTTGAGGTTTGTTGAACAGGATCAGGTAAAAGCCCCCTGGTTAAGCTGGGCGCGACGCCATATTGGCTGGTTGTATTTTCTGACCGCATTGGTTGTGCTACTGAGCTGGAGTCTGGACGCCGGTGATGTGCTGCAAAGCATAGCTTTGGGCCAGGTTTTTGTATTTCATTCCTATGGTTTTTTAAATCTGCTGTATACAGTCGCTCTGGGTATTTTGGCCCACGCTGTGTTGTGGTATGGCTGGCGTTATCATCAGGGTAATAAAAAACGCTCTATTGTCGCGATGTTTTTAGCAGGCGGTTGGGGTTTATTGCTGGCTACTCCTGTGGTCTTCCCTTCTTTTGGCCTGGATTGGTTCCCTTATCCTATGTTGTTGTTGCCCAGCTATCCGGTATTGCTGGTCTATGGCGTAGTGCGTTACCAGATGCTGGCGGTAAATGCGTTGGC
Protein-coding sequences here:
- a CDS encoding cytochrome ubiquinol oxidase subunit I, producing MELDVSILSRIQFAFTVSFHIIFPSITIGLATLIAIWEGLWLKTGNPQYLQLAKFWIKPFAITFGMGVVSGIVLSYEFGTNFSKFSEIAGAVLGPLMAYEVLTAFFLEAGFLGVMLFGWQRVSAKMHFFATVTVAIGTWISAFWIIAANSWMQTPQGHQIVDGKFEVVSWLEVIFNPSMPYRLVHMLLAALITATFVVMATHAWYLRKGQHKEFGRKGLSMMLWFALVLTPLQAWVGDLHGLNVKEHQPVKLAAMEGIWPEKEANVPLLLFALPDMKAEENHYEVAVPGVASLILTHDWHGELQGLKSVPAEDRPNVPMVFFSFRIMVGLGMLMIGVAVLGAYLRWRGTLYQSNWFLWPVSFMAPTGVIAVLAGWYVVEIGRQPWIIYGLVRTSEIVSPLPAERVLFSLTLFVLTYSLLFGVYLYFMRKLIKKGPAPIEHLEQQRIGVKASGYALSFTKALATDADATSTKGAN